Proteins co-encoded in one Candidatus Thioglobus sp. genomic window:
- the nusG gene encoding transcription termination/antitermination protein NusG, producing the protein MAKRWYVLHARSGYEAKVKSAIEDAVVREGLEDLISEVMVPTEQVVELKDGQKKMAERKFFPGYMLISMELTEPSWLLVKNTNNVIGFIGGSSGKPSPITQREADRIMARVQEGADKPKPKVAYQPGEEILIIDGPFNEFNGTVEAVDYDKSVLKVEVLIFGRATTVELEFSQVSKT; encoded by the coding sequence ATGGCAAAAAGATGGTACGTACTTCATGCTAGAAGCGGATATGAAGCCAAGGTAAAAAGCGCAATCGAAGATGCTGTTGTTAGAGAGGGTCTTGAAGATCTAATCAGCGAAGTGATGGTTCCGACTGAGCAAGTTGTCGAGCTAAAAGATGGTCAGAAAAAAATGGCTGAGCGTAAATTTTTTCCTGGCTATATGCTAATTAGTATGGAACTCACAGAGCCAAGTTGGTTGCTAGTCAAAAATACGAATAACGTAATTGGATTTATTGGCGGATCATCAGGTAAGCCTTCACCAATTACGCAGCGTGAAGCAGATCGTATTATGGCTCGTGTTCAAGAGGGTGCTGATAAACCTAAACCTAAGGTTGCTTACCAGCCTGGTGAAGAAATTTTGATTATTGACGGTCCATTTAACGAATTTAATGGAACTGTTGAAGCTGTAGATTACGATAAGAGTGTTCTTAAGGTTGAAGTATTGATCTTTGGTCGCGCCACTACAGTTGAGCTTGAATTTTCTCAAGTAAGTAAAACATAA
- the rplK gene encoding 50S ribosomal protein L11, producing MAKKIESYIKLQVPAQEANPSPPVGPALGQHGVNIMEFCKAFNAKTQEIDKGMKVPVIITVYSDRSFTFITKTPPAALLILKVTGIKKGSSAPHTDKVGNITRAQLEEIAAIKMKDLNANDMEAAVTIIAGTARSMGITVEG from the coding sequence ATGGCTAAAAAAATTGAATCATATATTAAGCTTCAGGTGCCTGCACAAGAAGCTAACCCTTCACCCCCAGTTGGTCCTGCACTAGGTCAACACGGTGTAAACATCATGGAGTTTTGTAAGGCGTTTAACGCTAAAACTCAAGAAATTGACAAAGGTATGAAGGTACCTGTAATCATTACAGTTTACAGTGATCGTAGTTTCACATTCATCACTAAGACGCCACCTGCAGCATTGTTAATCTTAAAGGTAACAGGAATCAAGAAAGGTTCAAGTGCTCCTCATACTGATAAAGTTGGTAATATTACACGTGCCCAATTAGAAGAAATTGCAGCGATCAAAATGAAAGATCTTAATGCAAATGATATGGAAGCAGCAGTCACTATTATTGCTGGCACAGCCCGTTCTATGGGTATTACGGTGGAGGGTTAA